The window GAAGCCTCTTGCTCCTTTATCCAGGGCCGTAAGGCCTGTCAGTTTATCGGAAAGTGCGGTAATGATCATCACTTTCGCTTCCGGGTGGATCTCCATAATATTTTCCAAACAAGTGATCCCGTCCATCTCTGGCATGGTGATATCCAGCGTAATCACGTCTGGTTTTTCACGCTCTACCAATTCAATGGCTTCTGCTCCATTGGCTGCCATCCCGATGATCTCCAGATCATATTCAGCCAAATTTTTTTCGATGGTTCGCCTCATTACTGAGGAATCATCAACGATCAATAACCTCATGATGTAATTTCAGCTTCTTCTTCACTATCCTGAAAGACCGGCGGCAGTTTGATCTGCATGTCGAAATAACCATCTCCGGTAACAGAGAAACTTCCATGATTTTCGTCGACAATCGTTTTGATCAAATTCATTCCCTGTCCTCTTCCACTGTTCTGATCTGCTTTTTCTGACGTAGAAAAACCATTTTCAAAGATCAGCTCTTCCGTTTCCTGTTTTGAAAGCTTTTTCGACTGAAACTCAGTCACCAGGTTCCGATCAATTGCTTTCTTACGGATCTTTTCATGATTGAGGCCTTCGCCATCATCGTAATAATGGATCAGGTATTCCCCACTTGATGGCTCCTGGTCCAACTCAATCGTGATGTGCCCTTTCTTGGTCTTACCTTTCTCTTTACGCACCGAACCTTCTTCAATACCGTGGACTATGGTATTCCTTATCAGCTGGATCATGATGTCCTTGAACGGATTGATGTACTCTTCAGGAATTACAACGTTCGTATCATTCAAGAATTTGAAGCCCATGGTCTTTTTCAATTCCTTACTGATGTTCTCCACTCCTTTTTCCAAAGTATTGATCACCATGATATTGGAAACGACCTGTCCTTCTGAAGGTAGTTTGCGATAGATATTGGCTACTTTCCGAAGCATCTCACTCATATCGACCATCATGCGATCAGCCTCATCGATTTCATATAAGATGCTAAGAAAATCTTTACCACGCACATTCCGTTCCTTCAATTTTCCGATGGAATCTTCAATGGAATGGAATTTAGCAGACATCAGTTCCAACCCAATAACAGAAGCATTACCCTTGAGGTTATGAATGGTCTCAAATGTGTAATCAAGCAGATCACGATAGTTTTCGCCATCGTTTTTCTCATACCGCTCTGAGATCATATTCAAAGTCTTCTTCGAATTGAACAGGAAGCCACGCATGACCGATGGATCGATCTTCAGAATACTCAATACCTGCTCGGTTTCTTGCTTCTTCTTGGCCTCTGCTTCTTCCAGGTGTTGCTGC of the Cytophagales bacterium genome contains:
- a CDS encoding response regulator, with amino-acid sequence MRLLIVDDSSVMRRTIEKNLAEYDLEIIGMAANGAEAIELVEREKPDVITLDITMPEMDGITCLENIMEIHPEAKVMIITALSDKLTGLTALDKGARGFLYKPVNANDLARAFDKLLKRR